In Methanobacterium sp., the DNA window ATTCAGTTCCATCATTTGTTATTGATGAACTGGAAAAAATAAAGAAAAGATCAAAGGGTAAAGATAAAATTGCAGCTTCAGTTGCCCTTAAAATAAGTGAATCTCCTGAAATTAATGTGATATCTGTTGATTTAAAAAGAAAAGAAAGGGTAGATGATGCTCTTCTGCGTATTTCAAAAGTTTTATGTACAAATGATATTGGACTTAAAAGAAGAGCAAGAAATAAGGGAATAACCGTTATATATTTACGCCAGAAGAAATATCTGGATGTTGACGGATATTTAGGCTTATAAATCATAATTAAAATCATTTAATAATATTAAATTATAATTTTTTGGAAAAATGAAATGACTATCACTTTTCATTTGCATATTTATTTAAAAAATGAAAAATAGATTAGTAAAAGTTTTGATCAACCGCTCAAAATTTATGATTTTGGCGCCACGAAACAGAGTTTCGTTGGCTTTTCTAAAAGGTTGGAGGAGTGATTATATGAATCTTTGGAAGGATTTAGAACCAGGACCATCAGTTCCAGAAGTGATATATGCAGTAATTGAAATACCAAAAGGATCAAGGAACAAATATGAGTATGATAAAGATATGGAAGCATTTGCACTTGATAGAGTGTTATACTCGCCATTTGTT includes these proteins:
- a CDS encoding twitching motility protein PilT, which gives rise to MIPAQFHVDILTELGQIIPNYKYSVPSFVIDELEKIKKRSKGKDKIAASVALKISESPEINVISVDLKRKERVDDALLRISKVLCTNDIGLKRRARNKGITVIYLRQKKYLDVDGYLGL